Proteins encoded in a region of the Thermus thermamylovorans genome:
- the dnaX gene encoding DNA polymerase III subunit gamma/tau encodes MSALYRRVRPLTFAEVVGQEHVKEPLARAIREGRLAQAYLFSGPRGVGKTTTARLLAMAVGCQGEEAPCGVCPHCRAVQRGAHPDVVEIDAASNNSVEDVRELRERIQLAPLAAPRRVFILDEAHMLSKSAFNALLKTLEEPPPHVLFVFATTEPERMPPTVLSRTQHYRFRRLTEKEIAGKLRRILEGLGREAEEEALRLLARLADGAMRDAESLLDRLLLLEGPLTREKAEGALGLPPQEALWGLAESLLGGRLGEALEGARRLHGEGFAPRSLVGGLMEVLREALYAAYGLPGRALPAPPEALLHALTSLDEALERLARRSDLLALEAALLEASARAQPPAGTPGLTHPGPPPGGLEAPLPPLGDPREPAPPRAPQNPLGESPPRHPDPEAQAVPPPETDLPARFRSFLEGLRPTLRAFVREARPQVEGGVLMLRFPEDKAFHHKKAAEQKAALMPLAQAHFGVAEIAFVLEKKSPDPSPPASRPVPPEAPLPPPPPWGMAASPAEEEDPQGGVADPGQRLGEIARRLGARLLWVRRPRATEPEEPVSEDEIGGSGI; translated from the coding sequence GTGAGCGCCCTCTACCGCCGGGTGCGCCCCCTGACCTTCGCCGAGGTGGTGGGCCAGGAGCATGTGAAGGAGCCCCTGGCGCGGGCCATCCGCGAGGGGCGGCTGGCCCAGGCCTACCTCTTCTCCGGGCCCCGGGGGGTGGGGAAGACCACCACCGCCAGGCTCCTGGCCATGGCCGTGGGGTGCCAGGGGGAGGAGGCCCCTTGCGGGGTCTGCCCCCACTGCCGGGCGGTGCAGCGGGGAGCCCACCCCGACGTGGTGGAGATCGACGCCGCCAGCAACAACTCCGTGGAGGACGTGCGGGAGCTCCGCGAGCGCATCCAGCTCGCGCCCCTCGCCGCCCCCAGGAGGGTCTTTATCCTGGACGAGGCCCACATGCTCTCCAAAAGCGCCTTCAACGCCCTCCTCAAGACCCTGGAGGAGCCCCCGCCCCACGTCCTCTTCGTCTTCGCCACCACCGAACCCGAGCGCATGCCCCCCACGGTCCTCTCCCGCACCCAGCACTACCGTTTCCGCCGCCTCACCGAGAAGGAGATCGCGGGGAAGCTGAGGCGGATCCTGGAGGGGCTCGGGCGGGAGGCCGAGGAGGAGGCCCTCCGCCTCCTGGCCCGGCTGGCGGACGGGGCCATGCGGGATGCGGAAAGCCTCCTGGACCGCCTCCTCCTCCTGGAGGGCCCCCTGACCCGGGAGAAGGCGGAAGGGGCCCTGGGCCTCCCCCCCCAGGAGGCCCTCTGGGGGCTTGCGGAAAGCCTCCTAGGGGGCCGCCTGGGGGAGGCCCTGGAGGGGGCCAGGAGGCTCCACGGGGAGGGGTTCGCCCCCCGGAGCCTGGTGGGGGGGCTCATGGAGGTCCTGCGGGAAGCCCTTTACGCCGCCTACGGCCTCCCGGGAAGGGCCCTGCCCGCCCCCCCTGAGGCCCTCCTCCACGCCCTCACCTCCCTGGACGAGGCCCTGGAGCGGCTCGCCCGGCGCTCCGACCTCCTCGCCCTGGAGGCCGCCCTCCTGGAGGCTTCCGCCCGGGCCCAGCCCCCCGCGGGCACCCCAGGCCTCACCCACCCGGGCCCCCCGCCCGGCGGCCTGGAGGCCCCCCTGCCGCCCCTGGGCGACCCAAGGGAGCCTGCGCCCCCACGGGCCCCCCAAAATCCCCTCGGGGAGAGCCCGCCCCGCCACCCGGACCCGGAAGCGCAGGCGGTACCCCCTCCCGAAACCGACCTCCCCGCCCGCTTCCGGAGCTTCCTGGAGGGCCTGAGGCCCACCCTGCGGGCCTTCGTGCGGGAAGCCCGGCCCCAGGTGGAGGGGGGGGTCCTGATGCTCCGCTTCCCCGAGGACAAGGCCTTCCACCACAAGAAGGCCGCGGAGCAGAAGGCGGCTCTCATGCCCCTGGCCCAGGCCCACTTCGGGGTGGCGGAGATCGCCTTCGTCCTGGAAAAAAAAAGCCCGGACCCTAGCCCCCCCGCCTCCCGCCCGGTTCCCCCGGAGGCCCCGCTACCCCCTCCCCCCCCTTGGGGAATGGCAGCCTCCCCCGCCGAAGAGGAGGATCCCCAGGGGGGGGTAGCGGATCCCGGCCAGCGCCTGGGGGAGATCGCCCGGCGTCTTGGGGCCAGGCTCCTTTGGGTGCGCAGGCCCAGGGCTACCGAACCCGAGGAACCCGTGAGCGAGGACGAAATAGGGGGTAGTGGTATATAA